The window CGGCTTTAATTTTGCCCGCCTGCACGTCGGCCGCAATATCCGCAATCGGGCGTTTGATATCTATCACTCCAGCACCCGTTTGACTTTAAAGTAGCCCTTTTCTTGTTGTGGCGCATTGGCCAGCATGTCTTCACGCTTCGGACTCTGCTTTACCACATCTTCCCGCCAGACATCGGTGAGGCCGGTTACTTGGTTGGTCGGCGGAACGCCCTTAGTATCTGCCTTTTGCAGCTGCTCCACAAAGCCCACGATTTTACCTAGCTCGCGGCTGAGCGGCTCTATCTCCTCATCTTTTAAACCTATTTGAGCCAGAGCGGCGACTCGCTGGACTTCTTCGGGTGTAATTTTTGACATATGCATATTGTAACCACTTTAACTGGTAGGGGCAAAAGCCTTACCGTCGGGCGATCAGCCGGGTACGATAATCCGGTTTTTATTTTTCCAATATTTTTAGCAGCTGTTTTTCATTAATCTGCACGGTGCCGTATTTTTCGGCCTGGGCGATTTTATTCGCCCCCGGATCTTCCCCCACCACCAAGTAGTCGGTTTCTTTGGTGAGGCTATTCTGCAGTTTGCCGCCTAAGGCCTCTATCCTTTCGCCTCCCGCCTCACGGCTGAATGCCGCAAGTGTACCGGTAATCACGAAGTTCTTGCCATTCAGCGGCCCCTCTACCTTCTCTATGGGCTGAGGCTGTACACCGTTTGTGAACAGTTTATCCAAAAACCGTTGGTGGCGTTCGCTCTGCAGCCAATCATAAACACTTTTTGCTACCACATTACCGATGCCGGGCACTGCTTCCAGCTTTTCAACTGTGACACTACAGAAGTTTTCGGGCCTGACAAAATGCGTTGCCAGATCGGCTGCCGTCTGTGCCCCGACATGGCGGATTCCCAGGGCGTAGATAAAGCGATCGAACGGTACCTTCTTCCTGGACTGGATACTGTTCACCAAATTGCCGGCCGAAATTTCGGCAAACCGCTCCAGTGCTAAGAGGTCACTCTCTTTCAGTGTAAACAGATCGGCCGCGTCCTTTATTAACCCTGTATCCAGCAGCACGTCTACAATCTTCTCCCCCAAGCCTTCAATATCAAAGGCGGCCTTGGAGGCAAAGTGGATGATGCGCCCACGCCCTAATGCCGGGCAGTCGAAGTTCACGCAGCGCCACACGGCTTCCTCGGGCTTTTTGAATAGCGCCTTGCCGCAAACCGGACAATCTTTGGGCATTACAAATTTCTTTTCCTTACCTGTGCGCAATTTAGGCAGCGGCGCCACTACCTCTGGAATCACATCTCCGGCTTTCTGGATAATCACGGTATCCCCAATGCGAATGTCTTTACGGGCAATCTCGCTCTCATTATGCAACGTGGCCATCTGCACGGTAGAGCCGGCTACCACCGTCGGCTCCATAACAGCAAAGGGAGTTGCTGCACCGGTGCGGCCCATACTTACCATAATATTCTTAATTTTGGTTGTGGCCT is drawn from Candidatus Dormiibacterota bacterium and contains these coding sequences:
- the ligA gene encoding NAD-dependent DNA ligase LigA, which translates into the protein MTREQAKERVAKLREQINDYRYQYHVHDKSIMSEAAADSLKHELQQLEREHPDLITSDSPTQRVAGQPSPKFASVAHQMPMLSLNDVFSQEETEAWITRIKKLEPDFREEFYAELKMDGLAATLIYENGVLVRGLTRGDGRVGEDVTPNLRTIEQIPLRLRHDSAVPDEVYKGRLEIRGEVLMYKKTFEALNQAREKAGLALFANPRNTAAGTIRQLDPRLVAARPLCFHVYAIATPLSGVTTHAAEHALAAKLGFKVEPHSQLVRGIEGIMEFARKWEEKRKELPYLTDGLVATVNDQDAYRRLGVVGKAPRGAIAYKFPAEQATTKIKNIMVSMGRTGAATPFAVMEPTVVAGSTVQMATLHNESEIARKDIRIGDTVIIQKAGDVIPEVVAPLPKLRTGKEKKFVMPKDCPVCGKALFKKPEEAVWRCVNFDCPALGRGRIIHFASKAAFDIEGLGEKIVDVLLDTGLIKDAADLFTLKESDLLALERFAEISAGNLVNSIQSRKKVPFDRFIYALGIRHVGAQTAADLATHFVRPENFCSVTVEKLEAVPGIGNVVAKSVYDWLQSERHQRFLDKLFTNGVQPQPIEKVEGPLNGKNFVITGTLAAFSREAGGERIEALGGKLQNSLTKETDYLVVGEDPGANKIAQAEKYGTVQINEKQLLKILEK
- the gatC gene encoding Asp-tRNA(Asn)/Glu-tRNA(Gln) amidotransferase subunit GatC: MSKITPEEVQRVAALAQIGLKDEEIEPLSRELGKIVGFVEQLQKADTKGVPPTNQVTGLTDVWREDVVKQSPKREDMLANAPQQEKGYFKVKRVLE